In the Candidatus Chromulinivoraceae bacterium genome, GCATTACCGCCGGTTGTCGTTTCAGGGTTACCAAACATCACACCGATCTTCATACGAATCTGGTTAATAAAAATCACAGTCGTGTGACTCTTGTTGATGATGCCTGTCAGCTTACGAAGAGCTTGGCTCATCAGACGAGCCTGAAGACCCATGTGGCTATCACCCATATCACCATCAATTTCCGCCTGTGGAACTAGTGCCGCGACGGAGTCCACAACCACAAGATCAACTGCACTGGAACGTACAAGCGTTTCTGCGATCTCAAGCGCCTGCTCACCGTTATCTGGCTGGCTTACCAGCAGATTATCGGTATCAACACCAAGGCGTTTTGCGTAGGCTGGGTCAAGCGCATGCTCGGCATCAATAAATGCAGCCGTACCACCATTTCTTTGCACCTCTGCGATAGCATGCAGTGTTAATGTCGTCTTACCACTTGATTCAGGTCCATAGATTTCAATAATGCGACCCTTAGGATATCCGCCGCCAAGCGCTAAATCGAGACTAAGCGCACCAGACGAAATAAGCTCTACATCCGCCCTATGCGTATCACCAAGTTTCATAATTGAACCATCACCAAACTGCTTGGTAATCTGGTCCATAGCAAGTCCTAGAGCCTTAAGCTTACCTTCATTGCTGGCAGCTTTTTCAGTCACATCTGTGTTGTCAGCTTTTTTAGCCATTATTCTCCCTCTCTTTTACTGCTTCCTATTATACTTCTTCTCTGACTTATTTGCTATAATAGAGGCAATGAAGCGTACATCTGGATTTACAGTTATTGAAATTATCGTTGTCATTGCGTTCCTTGGCGTAGCGTCTGTTTTACTACTCTTGCAGCGAAATGACCTCTCTGCCGCCCAGCGTGACAGCCAGCGTAAGACAGCTATCAACGCCATGTATTAC is a window encoding:
- the recA gene encoding recombinase RecA; the protein is MAKKADNTDVTEKAASNEGKLKALGLAMDQITKQFGDGSIMKLGDTHRADVELISSGALSLDLALGGGYPKGRIIEIYGPESSGKTTLTLHAIAEVQRNGGTAAFIDAEHALDPAYAKRLGVDTDNLLVSQPDNGEQALEIAETLVRSSAVDLVVVDSVAALVPQAEIDGDMGDSHMGLQARLMSQALRKLTGIINKSHTTVIFINQIRMKIGVMFGNPETTTGGNALKFYASVRLDIRRTGQIKAGEEIVGNRTKVKVVKNKIAPPFRIAEFDIMYNEGISKTGDVLDLAVLHGIVGKSGAWFDYNDGKIGQGREAAKTYLKEHLDVLNEIDKKVREKVAVEA